One Cohnella candidum genomic region harbors:
- a CDS encoding thiamine pyrophosphate-dependent dehydrogenase E1 component subunit alpha, whose translation MTQTGTVRQESRHAALGLTDEQAVAMYEKMMLARRYDERGQLLQRAGKINFHISGITQEPSQVAMTFAMDLERDWFLPYYRDYGLVLSVGMTVKELMLSIFAKAEDPNSAGRQMPGHFGCKRLRIVTGSSPVTTQVPHAVGFALAAKMRGEPSVAIVSFGEGSSNQGDFHEGCNFAGVQKLPVIFICQNNQYAISVPFSKQSAGRIADRALGYGFPGYRVDGNDPLEVYRVVKEARERAVAGEGPTLIEIMTYRVTAHSTSDNDLAYRTKEEVDLHKAKDAIPAFRSYLTELGLWSDEKEEELAKFHRAMIDEATEYAEKAPFQAPEDSFRYVFAEDEGEAR comes from the coding sequence ATGACCCAGACGGGCACCGTACGCCAGGAGAGCCGGCACGCGGCTCTCGGACTTACCGACGAGCAAGCCGTGGCCATGTACGAGAAAATGATGCTGGCCAGGCGATACGATGAGCGCGGACAATTGCTGCAGAGAGCGGGCAAAATCAACTTTCACATTTCGGGGATTACGCAAGAGCCTTCGCAGGTGGCCATGACGTTCGCGATGGACCTCGAGCGGGATTGGTTCCTGCCGTATTACCGGGATTACGGGCTCGTGCTTTCCGTCGGCATGACGGTGAAGGAGCTCATGTTGTCCATCTTCGCCAAGGCGGAGGATCCGAACAGCGCCGGGCGCCAGATGCCCGGGCATTTCGGCTGCAAACGCCTGCGCATCGTGACCGGGTCGAGTCCCGTGACGACGCAGGTCCCGCATGCCGTCGGTTTCGCGTTGGCCGCCAAAATGCGCGGGGAGCCGTCGGTGGCGATCGTCTCCTTCGGCGAAGGCTCCAGCAACCAAGGAGATTTCCACGAGGGCTGCAACTTCGCGGGCGTCCAGAAGCTTCCGGTCATTTTCATCTGCCAAAACAACCAATATGCGATTTCCGTGCCTTTCTCGAAGCAATCCGCCGGCCGGATCGCCGACCGCGCGCTCGGGTACGGTTTCCCGGGATATCGGGTAGACGGCAACGATCCGCTTGAGGTGTACCGGGTCGTTAAGGAAGCGCGCGAGCGCGCCGTCGCGGGCGAAGGCCCGACGCTGATCGAGATCATGACGTACCGAGTTACCGCGCATTCCACTTCCGATAACGACCTGGCGTACCGCACGAAGGAAGAGGTCGATCTTCACAAGGCGAAAGACGCCATTCCGGCGTTCCGCAGCTACTTGACCGAACTCGGCTTGTGGTCGGACGAGAAGGAAGAAGAGCTCGCGAAGTTTCATCGCGCCATGATCGACGAAGCGACGGAATACGCGGAGAAGGCGCCGTTCCAAGCGCCGGAAGATTCCTTCCGTTACGTGTTCGCGGAAGACGAAGGGGAGGCGCGCTGA
- the lpdA gene encoding dihydrolipoyl dehydrogenase, translating to MPIETDVAILGGGPGGYTAAVRAAQAGRSVVIIERDKLGGTCLHRGCIPSKSLLRSAEVFATLKQASAYGVAVPEQGISVDWAAVQSRKDGIVEQLHRGVQALMKQNKIQVVQGSGRITGPSIFSPKSGAIAVELPDGESETVVPKNVIIATGSRPRRLNGLPYDGFSVVTSDEALGWTDRPASVLIVGGGVIGIEWASMLSDFGTVVTVVETADRVLPGEDKDVSAEIARALSKRGVRILTGAKLNASSCKVDGGTVTVEVESKSETAVLTAERMMVSVGRQGNVEGIGLENTDVKSANGFISVNPITLQTGEPHIYAIGDAIGGVQLAHAAMHEAAVAVEHLTGGKPERCADRDIPRCIYSRPEAASIGWTEEAAKAEGRKVKTAKIPLRILGKALVYGEAEGFAKAVADADTGDLLGVHLVGAHATELIAEASLAKLLDAVPWEIGRTIHPHPTLSEIMQETMLALSGGGHA from the coding sequence ATGCCAATTGAAACCGACGTCGCCATTCTGGGCGGCGGACCGGGAGGCTATACGGCGGCCGTGCGCGCGGCGCAAGCCGGACGCAGCGTCGTCATCATCGAAAGGGACAAGCTGGGAGGCACCTGTCTGCACCGGGGATGCATTCCGAGCAAATCGCTGCTTCGCAGCGCGGAGGTGTTCGCCACGCTGAAACAGGCGTCCGCCTACGGAGTTGCGGTACCCGAACAAGGAATTTCCGTCGACTGGGCGGCCGTTCAATCCCGCAAGGACGGGATCGTCGAACAGCTGCACCGCGGCGTTCAAGCTTTGATGAAACAGAATAAAATCCAGGTCGTCCAAGGCAGCGGCAGAATCACCGGCCCGTCGATTTTCTCGCCCAAAAGCGGAGCGATCGCGGTGGAGCTGCCGGACGGGGAGTCGGAAACCGTCGTGCCCAAAAACGTCATCATCGCGACCGGTTCCCGCCCTCGGCGGCTGAACGGGCTGCCGTATGACGGCTTCTCGGTCGTCACCAGCGACGAAGCGCTCGGCTGGACGGACAGACCCGCTTCCGTGCTCATCGTCGGCGGCGGCGTCATCGGCATCGAGTGGGCCTCGATGCTGTCCGACTTCGGCACGGTAGTGACCGTCGTCGAGACCGCGGACCGGGTGCTGCCGGGCGAAGATAAAGACGTTTCCGCCGAAATCGCCAGAGCGCTGTCCAAACGCGGCGTGCGCATTCTGACGGGAGCGAAGCTGAACGCGTCCTCCTGCAAAGTAGACGGCGGCACGGTAACCGTGGAGGTCGAATCGAAAAGCGAAACCGCCGTCTTGACGGCGGAGCGGATGATGGTATCCGTGGGCCGTCAAGGCAACGTCGAAGGGATCGGCCTCGAAAATACCGACGTGAAGTCGGCGAACGGCTTCATCTCGGTGAACCCGATCACGCTGCAAACGGGCGAGCCCCATATTTACGCGATCGGAGACGCCATCGGCGGCGTTCAGCTCGCGCACGCGGCGATGCACGAAGCGGCGGTTGCCGTCGAGCATTTGACCGGCGGCAAGCCGGAGCGTTGTGCCGACCGGGACATACCCCGGTGCATTTATTCGCGGCCGGAAGCCGCCTCGATCGGCTGGACGGAAGAAGCCGCCAAGGCGGAAGGCCGCAAGGTGAAAACCGCCAAAATCCCTCTCCGCATTCTCGGCAAGGCGCTCGTGTACGGAGAAGCGGAAGGCTTCGCCAAAGCGGTCGCCGACGCCGACACGGGCGATCTGCTCGGCGTTCACCTGGTAGGCGCCCATGCGACGGAACTGATCGCCGAAGCTTCGCTCGCGAAGCTGCTGGACGCCGTCCCGTGGGAAATCGGACGGACGATCCACCCCCACCCGACATTATCCGAAATCATGCAGGAAACGATGCTGGCCTTATCCGGCGGCGGTCACGCGTGA
- a CDS encoding DUF2627 domain-containing protein, which produces MKLILSRLIAILLLVIPGIAAAYGFLLMKDALFNYFADMGNVDLQTPSFAWGSFILGFILFLLGVSFIGGWIFFRDKKHNYLSSRFRPKRPRPPRREEAGNGKPSE; this is translated from the coding sequence TTGAAACTCATCCTTTCGCGTCTTATCGCCATTTTACTTCTCGTTATTCCCGGCATTGCCGCCGCTTACGGATTTTTGCTCATGAAAGACGCCCTGTTCAACTATTTCGCCGACATGGGCAACGTGGATCTGCAAACGCCAAGCTTCGCTTGGGGTTCCTTCATACTGGGTTTCATCCTTTTCCTGCTCGGCGTCAGCTTCATCGGAGGCTGGATTTTCTTCCGCGACAAGAAACACAATTACCTGTCCTCCCGTTTCCGGCCGAAGCGGCCCCGTCCTCCTCGCCGCGAAGAAGCGGGCAACGGCAAACCTTCCGAATAG
- a CDS encoding D-alanyl-D-alanine carboxypeptidase family protein: protein MARKRWFALIPLAILVGWTAAHAKLAKERDGGNPLHLEVRSAVMMDADTGEWLYAYRGDEALPPASMSKMMTELIVLDDAAAGKLSWEDRVRVSEYAAGVTGASMGLRAGQNVTVRELFEAMAVHSANDAAVALAEYAAGSEKAFAERMNRKAKQIGLSEETVFANATGLSREDVAAFEAAAADGETEMSAKDAARLAVRLIRTHPELLETTKLAFAPRTDSQAALQTTNEMLPGQRFGTAGNDGLKTGYTGRAGYCFTGTTMREGKRLVTVVMGTSTPEARFEETRKLLEYGWEKVL, encoded by the coding sequence ATGGCAAGGAAACGATGGTTCGCGCTGATACCGCTCGCGATTCTCGTCGGATGGACGGCGGCACATGCGAAGCTGGCGAAGGAAAGGGACGGCGGCAATCCCTTGCATTTGGAGGTCCGTTCGGCGGTGATGATGGACGCGGATACGGGAGAGTGGTTGTACGCCTACCGGGGGGACGAGGCGCTGCCGCCCGCGAGCATGTCGAAAATGATGACCGAACTGATCGTGCTCGACGACGCGGCGGCGGGCAAGCTTTCCTGGGAAGACCGTGTTCGCGTCAGCGAATATGCAGCCGGCGTTACGGGGGCGAGCATGGGCCTGCGAGCCGGTCAAAACGTGACCGTGCGGGAGTTGTTCGAGGCGATGGCCGTACATTCCGCAAACGACGCCGCGGTCGCGTTGGCGGAGTATGCCGCCGGGTCGGAGAAAGCGTTCGCGGAACGCATGAACCGTAAAGCCAAGCAAATCGGGTTGTCGGAAGAGACGGTGTTCGCCAACGCGACGGGTTTGTCCCGGGAAGACGTCGCGGCATTCGAAGCGGCTGCTGCCGACGGGGAGACTGAGATGTCCGCCAAAGACGCCGCGAGGCTGGCCGTTCGGCTCATCCGGACGCACCCGGAGCTCCTGGAGACGACGAAGCTCGCTTTCGCGCCGAGGACGGACTCTCAGGCAGCGCTGCAGACGACCAATGAAATGCTCCCCGGCCAGCGGTTCGGAACGGCCGGCAACGACGGGCTGAAAACCGGATACACCGGCCGCGCGGGTTACTGTTTCACGGGCACGACCATGCGGGAAGGAAAGCGTCTCGTGACGGTCGTCATGGGAACGTCGACGCCGGAAGCGAGGTTCGAGGAGACCCGCAAGCTTCTGGAATACGGTTGGGAGAAAGTGTTGTAG
- a CDS encoding VOC family protein has protein sequence MAYSFVGIDHVQLAAPQGCEETARTFYAGALGMAEIPKPEALRGRGGVWFQCGTHQVHIGVQPDFVPAMKAHPAFEVRDLGGLKSALAAKGIEVQDDEALEGAERFYVNDPFGNRLEFLEWIR, from the coding sequence ATGGCATACTCGTTCGTCGGCATCGATCATGTACAGCTGGCCGCTCCGCAAGGATGCGAGGAAACGGCCAGAACGTTCTACGCGGGAGCGCTCGGCATGGCTGAAATCCCGAAACCGGAAGCGCTGCGGGGCCGAGGAGGCGTCTGGTTCCAATGCGGCACGCATCAGGTACATATCGGCGTGCAGCCCGACTTCGTGCCCGCGATGAAAGCCCACCCGGCGTTCGAAGTGCGGGATCTCGGCGGGCTGAAATCTGCGCTGGCCGCAAAAGGTATCGAAGTGCAGGACGATGAAGCGCTCGAAGGCGCGGAACGGTTTTACGTGAACGATCCGTTCGGCAACCGGCTCGAATTTCTCGAATGGATCCGTTGA
- a CDS encoding sensor histidine kinase — translation MTSKIVWKKAGRLVGHIFLSVLLGFATMVLLNATLDRLTQNTGGEFRRFARDLVNAFGSTLLTSVGSFLFFVVYMVLLNWRRFRYEQRLLDSVAHIAQGNFGHEVPVAQNNEVTLLAENVNLLVERLQKSLDEERRTERSKNELVTNVSHDLRTPLTSILGYLGLIDQDRYRDEVELRQYVQIANAKAQRLNVLINDLFEYTRMNGASFPLRTTAVHLADMMEQLLDHYRLLLQEAGMEGVLSVGPNGREVRVRADPDKLARVFENLLANAMAYGKEGKRVDVFVAEERKEAIVEIVNYGEPIPEADLPRLFERFYRVDKARSADEGGAGLGLAIAKGIVEKHGGTIEAFSDERRTSFRIRLPLMAEEKASE, via the coding sequence TTGACCTCTAAAATCGTCTGGAAAAAGGCGGGAAGGCTCGTCGGCCACATTTTCCTCAGCGTCCTGCTCGGCTTCGCCACGATGGTGCTGCTGAACGCAACCCTGGACCGACTGACGCAGAATACGGGCGGCGAGTTCCGCCGTTTTGCCCGTGATCTCGTCAATGCTTTCGGCAGCACGCTGCTGACTTCCGTCGGCAGTTTCTTGTTTTTCGTCGTGTACATGGTGCTGCTCAATTGGCGGAGATTCCGGTACGAGCAGCGGCTCTTGGACTCGGTTGCGCATATCGCGCAGGGCAATTTCGGGCATGAGGTTCCCGTCGCCCAGAACAACGAAGTGACGCTGTTGGCGGAAAACGTCAATTTGCTGGTGGAACGGCTTCAGAAGTCCTTGGACGAGGAACGGCGCACCGAGCGGTCCAAAAACGAACTCGTGACGAACGTTTCCCACGACCTTCGGACGCCGCTCACTTCGATTCTCGGTTACCTCGGGCTCATTGACCAGGACCGTTATCGGGACGAAGTAGAATTGCGGCAATACGTGCAAATCGCTAACGCGAAGGCGCAAAGGCTGAACGTGCTCATCAACGACCTGTTCGAATACACGAGGATGAACGGGGCTTCGTTCCCGCTGCGGACGACGGCCGTCCATCTCGCCGACATGATGGAGCAGCTGCTCGACCACTACCGGCTTTTGCTGCAGGAGGCCGGCATGGAAGGTGTGCTGAGCGTCGGGCCAAACGGGCGAGAGGTCCGGGTGCGGGCGGATCCCGACAAGCTTGCGCGCGTGTTCGAAAATTTGCTGGCCAACGCGATGGCTTACGGCAAGGAAGGCAAACGGGTGGACGTATTCGTGGCGGAGGAACGCAAAGAGGCGATCGTCGAGATCGTCAACTACGGGGAACCGATTCCCGAGGCGGATTTGCCGCGTTTGTTCGAGAGGTTTTACCGCGTGGACAAAGCGAGATCGGCTGACGAAGGAGGCGCCGGACTCGGGCTTGCGATCGCCAAAGGCATCGTCGAGAAGCACGGCGGCACGATCGAGGCGTTCAGCGACGAACGCCGCACGTCGTTTCGGATTCGCTTGCCTTTAATGGCGGAAGAAAAGGCGTCGGAATAA
- a CDS encoding response regulator transcription factor, translating into MNYRILIVDDDKDIANLISIYLKNEGYDTELAHDGEAALGKMEEGKFHLAVLDVMMPRMDGLEACRRIREKAELPILMLSAKAEDMDKIMGLMTGADDYLVKPFNPLELTARVKSLLRRAYRYGQAAGGDEDGLIRLHGLTINKATHSAEADGRPIRLTSTEFGILHLLASHPGRVFSAEDIFQQVWKEKYFESNNTVMVHISKLRDKLEQETGSKLVTTVWGVGYKIDL; encoded by the coding sequence TTGAACTATCGCATATTGATCGTCGACGACGACAAAGATATCGCCAACCTCATTTCGATTTATTTGAAAAACGAAGGCTATGACACGGAGCTCGCTCACGACGGGGAAGCGGCGCTGGGGAAGATGGAGGAAGGGAAGTTCCATCTCGCCGTGCTGGACGTCATGATGCCCCGCATGGACGGTCTGGAAGCGTGCCGGCGGATACGGGAGAAGGCGGAACTGCCGATTTTGATGCTCAGCGCGAAAGCCGAGGACATGGACAAAATCATGGGCCTCATGACGGGAGCGGACGATTACCTCGTAAAGCCGTTTAATCCGCTCGAACTGACGGCCCGCGTCAAATCGCTGCTCAGGAGGGCGTACCGTTACGGCCAAGCGGCGGGAGGGGATGAGGACGGTCTGATCCGCCTTCACGGTTTGACGATCAACAAGGCCACCCATTCCGCGGAAGCGGACGGGCGCCCGATCCGGCTGACTTCCACGGAGTTCGGCATCCTGCATCTGCTGGCCAGCCATCCCGGCCGCGTATTCAGCGCCGAAGACATTTTCCAGCAAGTATGGAAAGAAAAATATTTCGAATCGAACAACACGGTGATGGTCCATATCAGCAAGCTTCGGGATAAGCTCGAGCAGGAAACGGGCAGCAAGCTGGTGACGACGGTGTGGGGGGTGGGGTATAAAATTGACCTCTAA
- a CDS encoding peptidylprolyl isomerase gives MAHQKGDLMMNENENKPAEEQFPPELAAAAEPVELLQETEENEDTETQDREPARTDRRTSAPWPWMVLTAIAIAALIFVLVRDGGKAAGDNAVVGKMDGVTITKADMYDELSKQLADGQAASQLDSLMMMKLVDLEAKKSGVTATDADINAEIAKYRKNFSTDEEFASALQQNGMTMDILKEQIDISVKLRKIFAPEIKPTDDQLKKYYEDNKANYSTPEQIRASHILLPTKAEAEAVLAELKKGADFATLAKEKSTDPGSKDNGGDLNYFGRGVMNEPFETAAFKLKVGETSGVVESPNGFHIIKVTDKKAAVTPTYDSVKQQVENDYLDSQIPGKMNDWMTTKKKEYHYENLLSAPAASETPAPSASPSASTSAGK, from the coding sequence TTGGCACATCAGAAAGGGGATCTCATGATGAACGAAAACGAAAATAAACCGGCCGAGGAACAATTTCCTCCGGAGCTCGCCGCTGCGGCCGAGCCGGTTGAACTTTTGCAGGAAACGGAAGAGAACGAGGATACGGAAACGCAAGATCGGGAACCTGCCCGCACGGACAGAAGGACATCCGCGCCGTGGCCGTGGATGGTATTGACGGCGATCGCGATCGCGGCTCTGATTTTCGTTCTCGTCCGGGACGGCGGGAAAGCGGCCGGAGACAACGCGGTCGTCGGCAAGATGGACGGCGTCACGATCACGAAGGCGGACATGTACGACGAATTGTCGAAACAATTGGCCGATGGACAAGCCGCTTCGCAACTGGACAGCCTGATGATGATGAAGCTGGTCGATCTGGAAGCGAAGAAATCCGGCGTCACGGCCACCGACGCCGATATCAACGCGGAGATCGCGAAATACAGGAAAAACTTCTCCACGGATGAAGAATTCGCTTCGGCGCTGCAGCAAAACGGCATGACGATGGACATCTTGAAGGAACAGATCGACATCAGCGTGAAGCTCCGTAAAATTTTCGCGCCCGAAATCAAGCCGACCGATGACCAATTGAAAAAGTATTACGAAGACAACAAAGCCAATTACAGCACGCCGGAGCAAATCCGGGCTTCGCATATCCTGCTCCCGACGAAGGCGGAAGCGGAAGCGGTGTTGGCCGAGCTGAAGAAAGGCGCGGACTTCGCGACGCTGGCGAAAGAGAAATCGACGGACCCCGGCTCCAAGGACAACGGCGGCGATTTGAACTATTTCGGCCGCGGCGTCATGAACGAGCCATTCGAGACGGCTGCGTTTAAGCTGAAGGTCGGAGAAACCAGCGGCGTCGTGGAATCCCCGAACGGGTTCCACATCATCAAGGTTACCGACAAGAAGGCTGCGGTTACGCCGACTTACGATTCGGTCAAGCAGCAGGTCGAAAACGATTACCTGGATTCGCAAATTCCGGGCAAAATGAACGACTGGATGACAACGAAAAAGAAAGAGTATCATTACGAAAATCTGTTGTCGGCCCCGGCTGCGTCGGAAACGCCGGCTCCCAGCGCGTCTCCTTCGGCGTCGACTTCCGCAGGTAAATAA
- a CDS encoding GNAT family N-acetyltransferase: MLIETRHYQVNGIEYLIRSAEPADAPALSRLRPKIDGETENMDREPGEAFIDVPGFERIIAADSEKPRNLFLAAVIQERIVGFSRCEGTELKRFSHKADFGVCVLKEFWGCGIGRNLLQRSIEWADTNGVMKMALSVLETNEKAIRLYRKFGFEVEGVLKNDKILSDGKYYNTVIMGRFRP; this comes from the coding sequence ATGCTTATTGAAACGCGGCATTATCAAGTGAACGGAATCGAATATCTCATCCGGTCCGCCGAGCCGGCGGATGCGCCGGCCTTGTCCCGACTTCGGCCGAAGATCGACGGAGAAACCGAAAATATGGATAGGGAACCGGGCGAAGCTTTCATCGACGTTCCCGGTTTCGAAAGGATCATCGCGGCGGACTCGGAAAAGCCGAGGAACCTGTTTCTCGCGGCGGTCATTCAAGAGCGCATCGTCGGTTTTTCCAGATGCGAAGGGACCGAACTGAAGCGATTTTCGCACAAAGCCGATTTCGGCGTTTGCGTGCTGAAGGAGTTCTGGGGGTGCGGAATCGGAAGGAACCTGCTGCAACGATCGATCGAATGGGCGGACACGAACGGCGTGATGAAGATGGCGCTGAGCGTCCTCGAAACCAATGAAAAAGCGATCCGACTCTACCGAAAATTCGGCTTCGAAGTCGAAGGCGTTCTCAAGAACGACAAGATCCTCTCGGACGGGAAGTACTACAACACCGTTATCATGGGAAGATTCCGTCCCTGA
- a CDS encoding TetR/AcrR family transcriptional regulator, whose product MNTNKLSLRDMKREATAAALADAAFELARERGMDGFVVEDVVQKAQFSRRTFANHFSCKEEAVATAAVTFENANEAEDLIAGLPADADPVDVLHRLLKLQLIGDHLWKMHELMSLSKRHPTLEPYVLSAFRRLQTAAEETVSEFSRGRYPESYPHMLAGAVYGAILPLLDGSLNVLLPGQSADGQSDAATFDDYLETMFGCLRKGF is encoded by the coding sequence GTGAACACGAACAAGCTGAGTTTACGCGACATGAAACGGGAGGCGACGGCAGCCGCGTTGGCCGACGCCGCGTTCGAACTCGCGCGGGAACGGGGCATGGACGGCTTCGTGGTCGAAGACGTCGTGCAGAAAGCCCAATTTTCCAGAAGAACGTTCGCCAACCACTTCTCCTGCAAGGAAGAAGCGGTGGCCACCGCCGCCGTGACGTTCGAGAACGCGAACGAAGCGGAAGATTTGATCGCGGGTCTGCCCGCGGACGCCGACCCTGTCGACGTTCTGCACCGGCTGTTGAAGCTGCAGCTCATCGGAGATCACTTATGGAAAATGCACGAGCTGATGTCGTTGTCGAAGCGCCATCCCACTCTGGAACCCTACGTTCTGAGCGCATTCCGGCGTTTGCAAACGGCAGCCGAAGAAACGGTGAGCGAGTTTTCCCGGGGACGGTATCCGGAGAGCTACCCCCACATGCTGGCCGGAGCGGTGTACGGGGCCATCTTGCCTCTGCTTGACGGGAGCCTGAACGTTCTCCTGCCGGGACAATCGGCCGACGGACAATCGGATGCGGCAACCTTCGACGACTATTTGGAGACGATGTTCGGCTGCTTGCGTAAAGGCTTCTGA
- a CDS encoding MMPL family transporter, with protein MSTFLYKIGKSAYGKPWYFIVGWIAILGVVLALLGINGMHVSSEMKIEGTESQKVLDQLAKELPEAAGGQASVVFTVPEGERLDTPERLKLIGKAVNDVYHLEYVINPADFAAEAGAAAQASNSASGQTQAASATESPPFGPMMVGGVPIPGVMLSSDGRVALFQFQFTVQQMSLPESVPDSVIEAVSAVEKGGSGITALPSDSLMSKPSVGSTEAVGIAVAAVVLLMTLGSVVAAGLPLLTAILGVGISVGGAFALSKFIHMSDITPVLALMVGLAVGIDYCLFIVNRQRRMILDQGLSAREAASRAVGTAGSAVFFAGLTVIIALCGMLVIGIGFLSTMALVAAAAVLVNVLIALTLLPALLGLVGERICSTKARAKGAAHADPISRGFAHRWVTGILKLRWLVVVLVILVLGTAAIPVAKMEMGIPSGATANLDTPARQSYDAIASGFGEGFNGPLLLVAEPKDASGKIAPETLGGLVQDLQKHDDVALVTPMGMSKTGDMAIVSLIPKSGPTDAETRDLVRDLRSADSNLARTYNVTIGVTGFTAINIDMSAKLAEAFPLYVGIIVILSLIILLLVFRSIIVPIKATAGFLLSVLATFGITTAVYQWGWLHSLFGFDTGGPLLSFMPILVTGILYGLAMDYQVFLVSSMRESYVHGHHGTESVVHGYEQASRVVVAAAVIMVSVFAGFIFAPDIMIKQIGFALAVGILIDAFLVRMLLVPAVMAVFGDKAWGLPKRIDRLLPNLDVEGDKLIAQLKAQETAK; from the coding sequence ATGTCGACCTTCCTGTACAAAATAGGCAAATCCGCCTACGGCAAACCGTGGTATTTCATCGTCGGTTGGATCGCGATCCTCGGGGTCGTACTGGCCCTGCTCGGCATCAACGGCATGCACGTCAGCTCCGAAATGAAAATCGAAGGCACCGAATCGCAGAAGGTGCTCGACCAATTGGCGAAGGAGCTTCCGGAGGCCGCGGGCGGCCAAGCCAGCGTCGTGTTCACCGTTCCCGAAGGAGAACGGCTGGACACGCCGGAACGGTTGAAGTTGATCGGCAAAGCCGTGAATGACGTTTATCACCTGGAATACGTCATCAATCCTGCCGATTTCGCCGCCGAAGCCGGTGCGGCGGCACAGGCTTCGAATTCGGCTTCCGGTCAAACCCAGGCCGCCTCCGCAACCGAATCGCCGCCTTTCGGACCGATGATGGTCGGCGGCGTTCCGATCCCGGGCGTCATGCTTTCCTCCGACGGGCGCGTGGCCCTGTTCCAATTCCAGTTCACCGTTCAACAGATGTCGCTGCCCGAATCGGTGCCGGATTCCGTCATCGAAGCGGTATCGGCCGTGGAAAAGGGCGGTTCCGGCATTACCGCCTTGCCGAGCGACTCGCTGATGTCCAAACCGTCGGTGGGCTCAACGGAAGCCGTCGGCATCGCGGTCGCCGCCGTCGTGCTTCTAATGACGCTCGGCTCCGTCGTCGCGGCGGGCCTGCCGCTCCTGACCGCCATCCTTGGCGTAGGGATCAGCGTAGGCGGCGCTTTCGCCCTCTCGAAGTTCATCCATATGAGCGACATTACGCCGGTGCTTGCCTTGATGGTCGGCCTTGCGGTCGGCATCGACTACTGCCTGTTTATCGTGAACCGCCAACGCAGGATGATTCTCGACCAAGGGCTCAGCGCGCGCGAAGCCGCAAGCCGAGCGGTCGGCACGGCAGGAAGCGCGGTATTTTTCGCCGGTTTGACCGTCATCATCGCCTTGTGCGGCATGCTCGTGATCGGAATCGGCTTCTTGTCTACGATGGCGCTTGTGGCCGCTGCGGCCGTTCTCGTGAACGTCCTGATTGCGCTCACCCTGCTCCCGGCTTTGCTGGGTCTCGTAGGCGAGCGGATTTGCTCCACGAAAGCGCGGGCGAAGGGCGCCGCCCATGCGGATCCAATCAGCCGCGGCTTCGCGCATCGCTGGGTGACGGGGATTTTGAAGCTCCGCTGGCTCGTCGTGGTTCTCGTCATCCTCGTTCTCGGTACGGCGGCGATTCCGGTCGCCAAGATGGAAATGGGCATCCCTTCCGGGGCCACGGCGAACCTGGACACCCCTGCCAGGCAGAGCTACGATGCGATCGCGAGCGGCTTCGGCGAAGGCTTCAACGGACCGCTGCTCTTGGTTGCGGAACCGAAAGACGCTTCCGGCAAAATCGCTCCGGAAACGTTGGGAGGCCTCGTCCAGGATCTCCAAAAGCACGACGATGTGGCCTTGGTAACTCCGATGGGCATGAGCAAAACCGGGGACATGGCGATCGTCAGCCTCATTCCGAAATCGGGACCGACCGATGCCGAGACGCGTGACTTGGTGCGGGATCTGCGTTCCGCCGACTCGAACCTGGCGCGGACGTACAACGTCACGATCGGCGTGACCGGCTTTACCGCCATCAACATCGACATGTCCGCGAAACTCGCGGAGGCTTTTCCGCTCTATGTCGGCATTATCGTGATTCTCTCGCTGATCATTCTGCTCCTCGTGTTCCGGTCCATCATCGTGCCGATCAAAGCGACGGCAGGCTTTCTGCTTAGCGTGCTCGCCACTTTCGGAATCACGACTGCCGTGTACCAATGGGGATGGCTCCACTCCCTGTTCGGCTTCGACACCGGAGGGCCTTTGCTCAGCTTCATGCCGATTTTGGTCACCGGCATTCTTTACGGGTTGGCCATGGATTATCAAGTGTTCCTGGTCAGCTCCATGCGCGAGTCTTACGTTCACGGGCATCACGGCACCGAAAGCGTCGTCCATGGCTACGAGCAAGCCAGCCGGGTCGTGGTAGCGGCGGCCGTCATCATGGTCTCCGTCTTCGCCGGCTTCATTTTCGCGCCGGATATCATGATCAAGCAGATCGGCTTCGCGCTCGCCGTCGGCATCCTGATCGACGCCTTCCTCGTCCGCATGCTGCTCGTGCCCGCCGTGATGGCGGTGTTCGGGGATAAGGCTTGGGGGTTGCCGAAGCGGATCGACCGGCTGCTGCCGAACCTGGACGTCGAGGGAGACAAACTGATCGCCCAGCTGAAAGCCCAAGAAACCGCGAAATAA